cttgttctacCAGTTTCCTTGCCTTGATGAATTCATAcataatgatgtaataaacaGTCCAAACCCTTTGGTATTTATCGTCCTTGTCAAACTTAATTAGTATCTTGTGTAAATATCCTGCATGAATTATTTTCCTTCAGAAAGTAGCCaaattttgtacatttatttcataCCAGGCTGAAAATGAGAGTCATTCCATTTCATCGGTTTTaagtatgtacaatgtattcagtcatatttgttttacaggAATGCGGGGAAGACCAAAGGTTGTTATAGAAGAAGACCAACTTAAAATGCTTCATAATATGAATTATACGGCTAAACAGATGGCTCAGCACTTTGGATGTTCTGCTAAAGTTGTTTACAAACGGTTGTATGCTTGTGGTCTTCATCAAAGGGATAAATATTCCAATATAATAGACGATGCTCTTGATAGTGTTGTAGCTCAAACACAGACATCCTTTCCAAATGCAGGATCAGTTGtaagtattgttatttataaGGAACAATACATTATCCTAATAAATACTTTCAATGTCTTGGCATTTTGACAGTGGGGCAGGTGTGATATTCTGTACTAAAATGGCATGATATTCATTCGACTGTTTGATTTTTATGTGTTTAATTACTTTGTGGACAGAAAGATACAGTTGCATCTATGAAAGACAGGGCTATTCCACCCTCGGAGTTGACAAAATGGGTTGAATACTCGGCAAGCCTCAGATTTTACCCCATTTTGTCACCCCGTCGGGTGGAATAGCCCTATCTGTCATAGGTACATATGAGAGGGTTATATAATCTAATCTTCTGTACTGTCTTTATTTCTTTAGATGATGAGTGGAATAATTCAGGCAAAAGGTACTCTAGTTCAAAGACAGCATCTTCGCAAGAGCATAGAAAGGGTGAATCCCATACCTGTGGCTCAACGTTTTGCAAGGACTGTGTCCAGACGACATTACCAAGTCAAGATGAGCAACTCCTTGTGGCATGTTGACGGACATAAGAAGTTGATCAGGTAATATCTCTTAATTAAGGTCAGATATAGCTACTCGCATACATCGCACCTCCTGAAAACCAGAGACTGAGACCAAAGTATACACAGGAGATGTTTGGCATTAATCGTACAGAAAACAATGAATTCTGTCAAAGATTAGGTGCAGTGATGGTGGGGGCCAATATTTCTCCCAGACTTGGTCATGAAAAACAATGATTACCCATaaaaagataaatctatcttgcACCCCCTGGGGTAAAGACAGTTCACTCGCGCAATAACGTCAAAGAAACAATCGGATAATGTCACACAAACAATCAGACGACGTCTTTGTTAATGCATTCCATAGGCAAGTTGCATATGAAATACTCAATAGTTCCAATGAAAAACGTGTTATTTTCAAGTTTCTGTGAAGTGTAGGAGAAAAATAATCTATTATTGGGGCGGGGTGTAACGTAGACAGAAATCAATCtagtctcaggtgacctattctaatccccttttgtcgTCCCCATGCGAATTTCATGACCCatgggtctcacgtttgcctctggggagggggtaaactttactatagtttataaagggaaatcacatttttgactgtagtttgtttgatttcgattggaattcattcttacgtggttaacattatcagcatgggatgacagtttgctggcatgcacatgttggcactgactgacccataggggctgatgggtggggccaaaaatggtcaattaaattaactgaaatatttcaaatctcaggtgaccgttaaggcccatgggcctcttgttacttCGGGAAACCCTCAGTTTGAACTGCAAAAATCTTACCGTCGGATAGAGATTTTTCTGTCTATGTTACATCTCCATGATACATTATTTACTAGTATATGGGatatatcatttgaaataaCTCAATATTTCCTACATTTCAGATGGGGAATATCAACACATGGAGGCATTGATGGTTATAGCCGTTTGATTGTGTTTCTTAGTGCAGACACCAACAACAAAGCAAAGACAGTATTGAGGCATTTTGTCAAGGCCTGTCAGAAGTGTGGTGTACCATCAAGAGTAAGAGGGGGGTGACGTCACATCTGACTGGCCAAGACGTGGTTTGTTTCGGGAACGACTTTTCCACTAATGTGAGTTTTTCTAAAGACTTTGGTGAAGAAATTTTTGGCATACACAAACTTTACAGCATATTTGAAAGATATAGTATTTCAAATATGCAGGAAAAAGTCTTTTTGATGTAGTGGAAGAGGTTTTATCCCAACAAGGAGCACCATTCAGTGTGAGCTATAGTGCTATTTATAGATCTCGTGCGCCCGTGATTGACTTGTACCTGTCCGACTTGTACCTGTAAACAATGGCTACCTCGGCAGATAAACAAATCATCGAGAATTCTTCAACACAAAAGAGAGGGAGGTCAGAGTCGGACAACAGTTTAGACCACACTCCGGACATACAAAGTAAGAATAaatcaaagaaagaaaaacagaaaGATAAGAAATTCAGGGCCGAGTCGACCCAAAAGACAATTGTAGAATATACTGAAAAGAACATTGTAAACAAAGAGGTTGAAATATCTGATAAACTTAGCAAGATTGAGAAGTTGTTGCACAAAGTGGTTACAGTTGATGATTTGAAATCAGAGAGTGTTAGACTTGAATCGGCAGTTGAAAGGCTGCGTAACGATTTTGCCCTGCAGATAAGTATCATTAAAGAAGAACACAGAGAAGAGGTTGAGAAGTTGAAGGGTGAAATTCATGACATGCATGCGACTAACGATGGGTTGAAAAAAAGAATGGAGTATCTTGAAAAACAGTCGCAGAGACAAGAGGATAGATTCCAAGAAATAGAAGGGCGGTGTTGGGAAAATTTCAAAGCCTTTAATGACCTGGAACAGCATGGGAGAGCTAATTCCATACGTATATCGGGAATAACGGACACGGACACGACAGAATCAGTTGACTCCACCATAAAGAAAGTTATTGAACTTTGCGGAAAGaaacttaaaattaatttaaacgAATCCGACGTTGATACTGCTCACAGGCTGGGGCCTCATAGGCCAGGGAAACCAAGAAATATTATTTGTAAGTTTGCGCGCCGAACAACTAAATTTGCAATCATTAAGGAGCGATCTAAGTTGAAATCCACCGGTATTGTAATTACGGAGGACCTCACTCATTATAACCAAAACATTTTGAGACAGGCCTTCCAACACCCGCAGGTAATCTCAACTTGGTCCATGAACGGTAAACTTAACATAAAGAACAAAAATGGCAGAATATTCAAAGTTGATTCTCACCGGGACGTGGAAAAGATTCTAGCTTCTTTGTAAACCGGGAATCGAAGCTATTTGGAACATGGAACATTATATATCAGACTAACATTTGTGTGCACACTACTTATTATGAATGATACTTTAATTTAAAACGTGGATTCTTTGGAGATTCTCGATCAGTCCACTTTACAAGCTTAAAAACACAATTTCATGTTGATAGTGTTTTTTTTTCCGTGTTGTTATTctttctatatttttgtttaccttattattattttgtaaataccCATGACTGGTTTCCCCTACCTGGCGGTGTTTGTGTATACTATGTACATATGCCTATTTAGACTAATAGGGTTTCCTGAAAATACCATCTTTATATGTTTCAAACTGCAATATTAATGTTCGAAACGTTTTCCTCTCGAGTTGCAGTATGATttcaagattaaaaaaaaaaaaaaaaaaaaaaacttttttaattCCGTTTTCTATATATTTACTAAAGTTTGTATTTTTGGTGCTCATGAGTATGGAGAAGTTAAAATACAAGCcttataacatgtacattatttttgtaACAACCTTTCCAACAATTTCacaaatgtgaaatataaaaataaattctgcAAAAATCTTCAGgtatactatacatgtacaatgtacagtgcATGTAATTTCAGAAGGAAATAAGGgtgaaatattcatatttagAATATACTTAAGAGCATGTGACTTAACTATACAAATGGTTGAATTATACTTTTATTACCGATATTGCTTTTGATTAccattttccaaaaaaaaaaaaaatatttatccgGAACTTTTCATCTATTTTGTGAGTCAACTTCCGGtgaacaatatatttttatacgaTATCGTAAATATTTTGTGACAGTTTTGAGAAAACAACTGTAAATATTCTATGTCAGCGATTTCCAGCTGAAACGAATTTAGTTATCGTCTGTTGCGTATTTCTTTTctgattttcaaaaaataaaagaaaaaggttttgttttttaaattagtATCCATCCGGAATATCTTTCCGGTGTCGTCTTATACAATTACACAACAGAAGTAAACTTCGGAAAATGTCAAACACGTTGTAACGGCTTTGGAAAACAACGGTAAGAGTCTTATGTCACCGATTTCGGCAGAAATGTAGCTAAACTCTTTATCTTTCATTCACGTCTATTCCCGTCTCTATAAGCTTTTTCCGACGTATTGCGACAGACTGATAAATTTAGTACTAGTATTTATGTACACGGTTTgtcaaatacattgtaacttGAATAAGTAACCGCAGTAGANNNNNNNNNNNNNNNNNNNNNNNNNNNNNNNNNNNNNNNNNNNNNNNNNNNNNNNNNNNNNNNNNNNNNNNNNNNNNNNNNNNNNNNNNNNNNNNNNNNNNNNNNNNNNNNNNNNNNNNNNNNNNNNNNNNNNNNNNNNNNNNNNNNNNNNNNNNNNNNNNNNNNNNNNNNNNNNNNNNNNNNNNNNNNNNNNNNNNNNNNNNNNNNNNNNNNNNNNNNNNNNNNNNNNNNNNNNNNNNNNNNNNNNNNNNNNNNNNNNNNNNNNNNNNNNNNNNNNNNNNNNNNNNNNNNNNNNNNNNNNNNNNNNNNNNNNNNNNNNNNNNNNNNNNNNNNNNNNNNNNNNNNNNNNNNNNNNNNNNNNNNNNNNNNNNNNNNNNNNNNNNNNNNNNNNNNNNNNNNNNNNNNNNNNNNNNNNNNNNNNNNNNNNNNNNNNNNNNNNNNNNNNNNNNNNNNNNNNNNNNNNNNNNNNNNNNNNNNNNNNNNNNNN
This genomic stretch from Pecten maximus chromosome 13, xPecMax1.1, whole genome shotgun sequence harbors:
- the LOC117340715 gene encoding uncharacterized protein LOC117340715, whose protein sequence is MYNVFSHICFTGMRGRPKVVIEEDQLKMLHNMNYTAKQMAQHFGCSAKVVYKRLYACGLHQRDKYSNIIDDALDSVVAQTQTSFPNAGSVMMSGIIQAKGTLVQRQHLRKSIERVNPIPVAQRFARTVSRRHYQVKMSNSLWHVDGHKKLIRWGISTHGGIDGYSRLIVFLSADTNNKAKTVLRHFVKACQKCGVPSRWKRFYPNKEHHSV